The nucleotide sequence GGCAGCATTTTGTTTCCATTTAATGCTTTAGTTCCATTTTGTTTCTTAATCTAGTAGTGATTCGGAACTTTTACGTGTCAGTAGTGTACACATTTCTTTGCATATTTAGTGTCATATTCACTTGTTTTGTATATTTCATCCATGAATATTTTATGTCCCAACATGTGCCATTGTATCTCCTTTAGTAACTATCTTCAAGATTCGTGATTGGCTGATTGCGTCTTATGAGTCATGACATTTGAAATAAGTTTTGCTTTAATCTGTGATCTTTTCACAATTAGATCAAATGTTGCTTTGGGATTCGGGTTCAAAGGAACATTCCCTTGTATTATATAGTCGAGACTCGAGATATGTGTTGTTTTGCCTAACAATATTATATACGATAACTAGTTATTAAATGTGAATAGGGCACACATTCATTGGTGTACACAAAATCTATTACCTTCTTAAATCATCATACTTACTTTTTTGTTGCAAATAAACCATCCTTAAAAAATACAGAAGAAAGTAACACTGCTCTGTATTGATCCAATTTTGTTTTATTCTTGCAAGCTTTCATTTTTAGTTTAACatctaatatttttttaaatctcTCAAAATACACTACTATAGTGACAATACTTCCCTCTTTTAGTTTCAAATACTATTGCAAGATATTCTGCACATCATTTTTCTTATTGACAtgctttcttcttttttttttttttttttgggtagtGGGGTGTCTTCCTTTAACCAGTTTGTTCATGAACTCTCAATGGACTCTGACTCAGCATCAAGCGTAGATTATTCATCTGGAGAAGATGTAGATTACGATGATGATGACGACGGTGACATATCTCCTGCATCTCCATCATCACAAGGTTCTAGATTCTCCAGGGCAAGCAGCTACACAAAGCGTCGGAAGAACTGGGCCCACTTGGTTTTTTCCATGTTTGTGTGGCTTCTGCTTCCTGCCAGGCTAATACTCGGGATACCATTTTACTTGTATAGCATATTTTTTGGTAGAGGCTCAAAGGGGCCCACTAGCAGCCCCGGAAGACTCCAGACTTCACATGTCCATGCTGGCAGAAAAGCACTGGATCATGTTGTTCAACTGGCTACAGATAGAAGGCGTGGTGTTATAGAGGTTAATATCTATTTAATTCTTAGCCATCATAAATTTACATGTAAATGGGTTGAAATTACCATCTCAGATTgttaaattctttaatttcaggaTCTACACCTTGGAATGGAAATTTTTATTGAAACCATATTTGATGGTATTCACAAGATAGCGGCTTGTTTTCTCTCTCCAATTGAGTCTCTTAGGGCGTTATTCAGGTGGTCTTCTGCTGATGATTCAAGTGCCTATGTGGCTACAGCAACTCTGGCTGAAGACGACCCTACTCCGACAGAAAGGAAAACTAGATTGAATAGTTCGTTGAATACAGATGCTCGAACATGTCAAGACGTCATTACAGAGCTCGGGTAAGTTCTATTTGTTATTTTAAAGCTGCATAGTTTAACTTCAAAAGTATTTATTGCGAAAGACTACGGCATCTAATATCGTCACACTAGAAGCATCAATTGTAACACCaaaaaactttttactttttaggtATCCGTATGAAGCTATCAGAGTGGTTACTAATGATGGATATGTTCTCCTTTTGGAACGGATTCCGAGGTAGAAGTTATTCTTGTATTAACATTTTAAATTTATTTGTTGTATTGAGGTTTGCATTTTGCATTGAAGTTTATCCTGAATATGATTCTCTCCTCCTTGTAGACGTGATGCTAGAAAGGCGGTTTATCTTCAACATGGCGTATTTGATTCATCTATGGGGTATGTAGTATCTGCTTATTACTTCATTAAACTACATACACATGTGCATGATGCTTTTGATGCCAACTTTGTTTTCCTTATACTTCTTTCCAGATGGGTGTCTAACGGAGTTGTCGGCTCTCCAGCTTTTGCAGCTTTTGATCAAGGTTTGCGTTTATATTCTTTGTCCAATAGGCGCATTTTGTATTTAACAAGTTAATATGAGTATTTTTTTTCCTGTTGCAGGCTATGATGTGTTCCTGGGCAATTTTCGTGGTCTAGTTTCAAGAGAACATGTTAACAAAAATATATCTTCACGAGAGTAAGTTCCTTTCGGCTCGTGAAATGTAACGTTATGTTTATACAAATAGTGCGTCTATCTAATACCTGTGGGGCCCACGATATCTTCCTTGAACAGATACTGGCGTTACTCCATCAATGAAAATGGGATCGAAGATGTACCAGCGATGATAGAAAAAATTCACGAAGTGAAAACGTCAGAATTAAAGTCTCTTTCAGAGCGTGATACCACCGAAGAAGCAAACACCGAGCAACCTTATAAACTCTGTGCCATCTGTCACAGCTTAGGTGGAGCTGCAATTCTCATGTACGTCATAACACGCAGAATTGAACAAAAGCCTCACCGTCTATCAAGAGTAATCCTTCTATCGCCAGCTGGCTTCCATCATGACTCGACTTTTGCATTCACAGCACTTGCACACTTCCTCCTTTGGTTCGCTCCAGTTTTACAGCCTCTCATCCCCGGTTTCTACATACCCACAAGGTTTTTCCGCATGTTGGTGAACAAATTAGCTCGGGATTTCCATAATTATCCTGCTGTTGGTGGGGTGGTTCAAACCCTAATGGGTTACTTATTGGGTGGTGACAGCTCTAACTGGGTTGGAGTATTGGGTTTACCCCACTACAACATGAATGACATGCCTGGAGTTTCGTTTGGTATAGCACTTCATTTAGCTCAAATGAAACATGCACGTAAATTCAGGATGTTCGACTATGGGAGTCCTGCGGCTAACATGCGAGCGTACGGTTCTCGAGAACCGTTGGATTTGGGGGAGTATTATGGGCTCATTGATGTTCCTGTGGATCTTGTTGCAGGGAGGAAAGACAGGGTGATCCATCCCTCAATGGTGAGGAAACATTATAGGTTAATGAGGGAAGCGGGTGTGGATGTTTCTTATAATGAGTTTGAATACGCTCATTTGGATTTTACGTTTTCGCATCGTGAAGAACTTTTGGGTTATGTGATGTCGCGTTTGCTTCTTGTGGCGCCCAACGCAAAGCCGAAGTCTCTGAGattgaagaagaaagatggagaGGTGGTTGCTAAGCAAGAGGCCATTTCTTGATCATGTTTGTTCCGTGAATGTTGTGTTGTATAAGATGTTAGATGGATAATGTATATACTTGGTGTCGAGTTCCCGGTTACCCCTTTTATTAGTGAGGTTGGGTTTGTTAGATGTGAATTTTATAGTGCCATATGAAGATGGTAGTTGGAGAAGTAGAGAACAAGCCCATGATATATTGTGTGTTACTGGCAATGTATTCCCCAGTTTGATACCATGGAATTGTACATTGGATGTCTTTTGTCACTTTTATCATTATGTTGGAGCAATTTTGTTATTATATCCACATAAAGACAGAAAAGCTCACGATAGTGGTCCATTAATGAAAAGATTTAGACTATGCTGAGGTAAAAATGCGAAGTTGAAAGTAACATCGTTGGAAGAGTTTCCGATGCATTATTACTCGATTTCATGAGTAACTTACTTGAGATCAACCCATGAAGGCTGGGAGATCTCCACATTCCATTCATAGCTTTGAGTTAAAAAAGCTCATAGTAGTGGTCCATTAATGAAATTGTCATCAA is from Helianthus annuus cultivar XRQ/B chromosome 9, HanXRQr2.0-SUNRISE, whole genome shotgun sequence and encodes:
- the LOC110879620 gene encoding uncharacterized protein LOC110879620, producing the protein MMQRLVDNFLAVTKESVKTISYEWLNIILRLINGVSAMLLAIMPGKTKMLEGIHGWELRPSFRGPRLPRWMENGVSSFNQFVHELSMDSDSASSVDYSSGEDVDYDDDDDGDISPASPSSQGSRFSRASSYTKRRKNWAHLVFSMFVWLLLPARLILGIPFYLYSIFFGRGSKGPTSSPGRLQTSHVHAGRKALDHVVQLATDRRRGVIEDLHLGMEIFIETIFDGIHKIAACFLSPIESLRALFRWSSADDSSAYVATATLAEDDPTPTERKTRLNSSLNTDARTCQDVITELGYPYEAIRVVTNDGYVLLLERIPRRDARKAVYLQHGVFDSSMGWVSNGVVGSPAFAAFDQGYDVFLGNFRGLVSREHVNKNISSREYWRYSINENGIEDVPAMIEKIHEVKTSELKSLSERDTTEEANTEQPYKLCAICHSLGGAAILMYVITRRIEQKPHRLSRVILLSPAGFHHDSTFAFTALAHFLLWFAPVLQPLIPGFYIPTRFFRMLVNKLARDFHNYPAVGGVVQTLMGYLLGGDSSNWVGVLGLPHYNMNDMPGVSFGIALHLAQMKHARKFRMFDYGSPAANMRAYGSREPLDLGEYYGLIDVPVDLVAGRKDRVIHPSMVRKHYRLMREAGVDVSYNEFEYAHLDFTFSHREELLGYVMSRLLLVAPNAKPKSLRLKKKDGEVVAKQEAIS